A stretch of DNA from Halorubrum sp. BOL3-1:
GGCGGCGGCGACCTTCCCGACGCGTGTCTGCCGACGGTCTACCTGACGAACGGGTCCCGGAACGCCCGTCCCGGATCCGGCCAGTACGCGACCGAGGAGTGGCACGTCGTCCTGTTCTTGGAACCGGAGGTCGAGGCCGTCTCGGAGACGCACGAGAGCCGCGAGGCGGGCGCGGCGGCCGCGGTCGACGTCGCGGAGCGGTTCGTCGCCGGCGACGTTGATTATCGGGCGGCCTACCAGGTGCCGCGCGAGGAGTACTTCGAACGACTCGACGAGTACGTCGGTGACGGCGAGCCCCCGTGATCCGTACCCGATCGATCCATA
This window harbors:
- a CDS encoding DUF5820 family protein, giving the protein MSFEALPDGWRVWNEEPSGRAILVYRPDTFGGGDLPDACLPTVYLTNGSRNARPGSGQYATEEWHVVLFLEPEVEAVSETHESREAGAAAAVDVAERFVAGDVDYRAAYQVPREEYFERLDEYVGDGEPP